One region of Gorilla gorilla gorilla isolate KB3781 chromosome 15, NHGRI_mGorGor1-v2.1_pri, whole genome shotgun sequence genomic DNA includes:
- the LOC134757143 gene encoding uncharacterized protein, translating to MELLKPDLQVEWAPFRWEDAHVSIRLRVQIRSHTPGRVIPEGRAGLCARAGAGCVWRGQSALSRPRRAHADRLSVPPAGSASTTQICAPWWEHCSPGSALRTPGVYPRRPAQEAGPRSRRRATGWSRRSWQPHGSTCCSVGARPPEKAERGADLCFARRLAGQGRGCQEAREQSRRSGAERALPGSPSAQRMRSVGARPEVGALGRRSPRTPLSTAPLSMRPPWTPSIPKPRQPIRRLGRPQAQRDTTTTTRRHHRRSTWGGTYKASRLTPAS from the exons GTGGGAAGATGCCCACGTATCCATTCGTCTCCGCGTACAGATTCGCTCCCACACGCCCGGGCGAGTGATTCCGGAGGGCCGCGCGGGGCTGTGTGCGCGGGCGGGGGCGGGATGTGTCTGGAGGGGGCAGAGCGCCCTCTCCCGGCCCCGGAGGGCCCACGCGGACCGGCTGAGCGTCCCACCAGCTGGTTCTGCATCCACTACCCAGATCTGCGCGCCCTGGTGGGAGCACTGCAGCCCCGGGTCGGCCCTTCGAACGCCGGGCGTCTACCCGCGGAGACCAGCGCAGGAGGCGGGCCCGCGCTCAAGGAGGCGGGCGACCGGGTGGAGTCGCCGCAGCTGGCAGCCGCACGGCTCCACCTGTTGCAGCGTCGGAGCGCGCCCGCCTGAGAAGGCAGAGCGCGGTGCGGACCTGTGCTTCGCGCGCCGGCTGGCAGGGCAGGGCCGCGGCTGCCAGGAGGCCCGGGAACAGTCCCGACGGAGCGGCGCGGAGAGGGCGCTCCCCGGAAG CCCGTCCGCCCAACGGATGCGCAGCGTTGGGGCCCGGCCGGAGGTCGGAGCCCTCGGACGCCGCAGCCCTCGGACGCCGCTCAGCACAGCCCCTCTCTCCATGCGCCCGCCCTGGACCCCCTCCATCCCTAAGCCCCGGCAGCCGATTCGGAGACTCGGGAGGCCACAGGCTCAGCGCGACACCACGACCACAACTAGGAGGCACCATCGTCGATCTACCTGGGGAGGCACCTACAAAGCCAGCAGACTGACACCCGCGTCCTAG